From Microbacterium croceum, a single genomic window includes:
- the pgsA gene encoding CDP-diacylglycerol--glycerol-3-phosphate 3-phosphatidyltransferase, whose amino-acid sequence MTIPRQLPNAITVARIPLAVIFFVVLLLGGTYGIPSPALRWTAAILFIIAISTDWVDGYLARKYDIVSDFGKLWDPIADKLLTGAGFIGLAILGELQWWIVLIILVREWGITVHRLVVAREHVVAAAWMGKIKTAFQGVALGWALLPLHGLIGLGPWTLITAVLMIIVLILTVVSGIDYIVAQVRGSRQRT is encoded by the coding sequence ATGACCATTCCCCGGCAACTTCCCAACGCGATCACGGTCGCCCGTATCCCGTTGGCGGTCATCTTCTTCGTCGTGCTGTTGCTCGGCGGCACCTACGGCATCCCGAGCCCCGCACTCCGGTGGACGGCAGCGATCCTCTTCATCATCGCCATCTCGACGGACTGGGTCGACGGCTACCTGGCTCGCAAGTACGACATCGTCAGCGACTTCGGGAAGCTCTGGGATCCGATCGCCGACAAGCTCCTGACCGGAGCCGGTTTCATCGGTCTCGCGATCCTCGGCGAACTGCAGTGGTGGATCGTGCTGATCATCCTGGTGCGCGAGTGGGGGATCACCGTGCATCGGCTGGTGGTCGCCAGGGAGCACGTCGTGGCGGCCGCATGGATGGGCAAGATCAAGACGGCATTCCAGGGCGTGGCTCTGGGGTGGGCGTTGCTCCCGTTGCATGGGCTCATCGGGCTCGGACCTTGGACTCTGATCACCGCAGTGCTGATGATCATCGTGCTCATCCTCACCGTGGTGAGTGGGATCGACTACATCGTCGCGCAGGTGCGGGGCTCGCGGCAGAGGACATGA
- a CDS encoding CinA family protein, with protein sequence MTSSAAVVLDALARRGWTLGVAESLTGGSVSAALVEVPGASAVLWGGVVAYATPIKHSLLGVDAELLERHGPVHPTVALQMAEGVRRAVSIDGLAADVGISTTGIAGPDSPDGQPVGTVHVGVVTPEASRTAAFLFDGNRAQIRSATVDVVLRTLWDVLGE encoded by the coding sequence ATGACGTCGTCTGCGGCCGTTGTCCTCGACGCTCTCGCTCGACGGGGGTGGACGCTCGGCGTCGCCGAATCGCTGACCGGCGGATCGGTCAGCGCCGCGCTCGTCGAGGTGCCCGGTGCGTCTGCGGTGCTGTGGGGAGGGGTGGTCGCGTACGCGACGCCGATCAAGCATTCTCTGCTCGGCGTCGATGCGGAGCTTCTCGAACGCCACGGACCGGTGCACCCCACCGTGGCGCTGCAGATGGCGGAGGGGGTGCGTCGCGCCGTGAGCATCGACGGCCTCGCCGCTGACGTCGGAATCTCGACGACAGGTATCGCCGGACCGGACTCTCCGGACGGTCAGCCGGTAGGGACGGTCCATGTCGGTGTGGTCACGCCTGAGGCGTCGCGCACAGCGGCGTTCCTGTTCGATGGGAACCGGGCGCAGATCCGTTCTGCAACGGTCGACGTGGTGCTGCGCACGCTGTGGGATGTGCTCGGGGAATAG
- a CDS encoding helix-turn-helix domain-containing protein has protein sequence MILVRQEIGDVLRDFRLQKGRTLRQVASKASVALGYLSEVERGQKEASSEILASVADALDVPISTIMREVGDRISVLEGIQVFPDVVPDDLVASIEPELSLR, from the coding sequence ATGATTCTTGTACGACAGGAAATCGGCGATGTGCTGAGGGACTTCCGCCTGCAGAAGGGCCGCACCCTCCGGCAGGTCGCGAGCAAGGCATCGGTGGCGTTGGGCTACCTCAGTGAGGTGGAGCGCGGCCAGAAGGAAGCGTCGAGCGAGATCCTCGCTTCTGTAGCCGACGCACTTGACGTGCCGATCTCGACCATCATGCGAGAGGTCGGCGATCGCATCTCCGTGCTCGAGGGTATCCAGGTCTTCCCTGACGTGGTTCCGGACGACCTGGTGGCCTCTATCGAGCCCGAGCTCTCGCTGCGCTGA
- a CDS encoding DUF3046 domain-containing protein, with protein sequence MRRSEFLRAVESEFGTRVSSLLQDLVLTPLRDRTAAEALEAGVPPRDIWFALCDEMDVPEDRRHGAGRLEPRKR encoded by the coding sequence ATGCGTCGAAGCGAATTCCTCCGCGCTGTGGAGTCGGAGTTCGGAACACGCGTGTCCTCTCTTCTCCAGGATCTGGTGCTCACCCCGCTGCGTGATCGCACGGCCGCGGAGGCCCTCGAGGCGGGCGTTCCCCCGCGGGACATTTGGTTCGCCTTGTGCGATGAGATGGATGTGCCTGAAGATCGTCGCCATGGTGCCGGGAGGCTCGAGCCGCGTAAGCGCTGA
- the recA gene encoding recombinase RecA: MPSPADREKSLETALAQIDRQFGKGSVMRLGSDERAPVAVIPTGSIALDVALGVGGLPRGRIVEIYGPESSGKTTLTLHAIANAQRAGGIAAFIDAEHALDPDYAAKLGVDIDALLVSQPDTGEQALEIADMLVRSGAIDLIVIDSVAALVPRAEIEGEMGDSHVGLQARLMSQALRKLTGGLNQTNTTMIFINQLREKIGVFFGSPETTAGGKALKFYASVRLDIRRIETLKDGTDAVGNRTRVKVVKNKMAPPFKQAEFDILYGIGISREGSLIDFGVEHAIVKKSGSWYTYDGDQLGQGKENARTFLLNNPDIALAIETQIKQKLGIGPQVAAVASADELAERRPA, encoded by the coding sequence ATGCCATCACCTGCAGACCGCGAGAAGTCTCTGGAAACAGCTCTCGCTCAGATCGATCGCCAGTTCGGAAAGGGCTCGGTCATGCGGCTGGGCAGCGACGAGCGTGCTCCTGTCGCCGTGATCCCCACCGGATCCATCGCTCTCGACGTCGCTCTCGGCGTGGGGGGCCTGCCGCGCGGTCGAATCGTCGAGATCTACGGTCCGGAGTCCTCTGGTAAGACGACTTTGACCCTGCACGCGATCGCCAACGCCCAGCGCGCCGGCGGTATCGCTGCATTCATCGATGCCGAGCACGCGCTCGACCCTGACTACGCGGCGAAGCTCGGCGTCGACATCGACGCATTGCTGGTGTCTCAACCCGATACAGGAGAGCAGGCGCTCGAGATCGCCGACATGCTCGTGCGCTCCGGCGCGATCGACCTGATCGTCATCGACTCGGTGGCTGCACTCGTGCCGCGAGCCGAGATCGAGGGTGAGATGGGCGACTCGCATGTCGGTCTCCAGGCACGTCTCATGTCGCAGGCGCTTCGCAAGCTCACGGGTGGGCTCAACCAGACCAACACCACGATGATCTTCATCAACCAGCTGCGCGAGAAGATCGGTGTCTTCTTCGGCTCTCCCGAGACCACGGCCGGTGGAAAGGCGCTGAAGTTCTACGCGTCCGTGCGACTCGACATCCGTCGGATCGAGACGCTGAAGGATGGCACGGATGCTGTCGGTAACCGTACTCGTGTCAAGGTCGTGAAGAACAAGATGGCGCCACCGTTCAAGCAGGCGGAGTTCGACATCCTGTACGGAATCGGCATCTCGCGCGAGGGCAGCCTGATCGACTTCGGTGTCGAGCACGCCATCGTGAAGAAGTCCGGCTCCTGGTACACCTACGACGGCGATCAGCTGGGGCAGGGCAAAGAGAACGCCCGGACGTTCCTGCTGAACAACCCCGACATCGCGCTGGCGATCGAGACCCAGATCAAGCAGAAGCTCGGCATCGGTCCGCAGGTGGCAGCGGTTGCCTCGGCGGACGAGCTCGCTGAGCGTCGTCCGGCCTGA
- a CDS encoding regulatory protein RecX has product MSISEARTVLKTHGLVGTQIDDVLDDFNRRGYLDDAALARQLVESGTQRKGQGRVALSRALSQRGIPRDVINAALDELPDDDAERALDFARTKARSLSRLDQETALRRLVGQLSRRGYNGSVAMTAAKTALAEATFGGRTSGVRFVDSD; this is encoded by the coding sequence TTGTCGATCTCCGAGGCCCGCACGGTCCTGAAGACGCACGGGCTCGTCGGCACTCAGATCGATGATGTGCTCGACGACTTCAATAGGCGGGGATATCTCGATGATGCCGCTCTCGCGCGCCAGCTTGTGGAGTCCGGTACGCAGCGCAAGGGTCAGGGGCGTGTCGCTCTATCTCGTGCTCTCTCGCAGCGGGGAATTCCCCGTGACGTGATCAACGCGGCGCTCGACGAGTTGCCCGACGATGACGCGGAGCGGGCGCTCGACTTCGCGCGGACCAAAGCCCGATCCCTCAGCAGGCTCGACCAGGAGACGGCTCTCCGGCGACTGGTGGGCCAGCTGTCCCGCCGTGGCTACAACGGGTCTGTCGCGATGACGGCCGCGAAGACCGCCTTGGCCGAGGCGACCTTCGGCGGTCGAACAAGCGGCGTGCGTTTCGTGGATTCCGACTGA
- the miaB gene encoding tRNA (N6-isopentenyl adenosine(37)-C2)-methylthiotransferase MiaB: protein MTIPRSEPTIITASSAAVDVDGRQRSYEVRTFGCQMNVHDSERLSGSLESAGYIRAEAGTEADVVIINTCAVRDNAAGKLYGTLGQLAGVKRRKDGMQIAVGGCLAQMDKQAVLDKAPWVDVVFGTHNMGSLPGLLERARHNGEAELEILESLEVFPSTLPTKRDAAHSGWVSISVGCNNTCTFCIVPSLRGKEKDRRPGDILNEIRLLVEDGALEVTLLGQNVNSYGVEFGDRQAFSKLLRAAGAIDGLERIRFTSPHPAAFTDDVIDAMAETPSVMPQLHMPLQSGSDRILKAMRRSYRSERFLGILERVRERIPHASITTDIIVGFPGETEEDFDDTLRVVERARFSGAFTFQYSIREGTPAATMEDQVPKEVVQERYNRLIALQERISLEESRKQIGREVEVLVSTGEGKKDATTHRLTGRAQDNRLVHFEVPEGSDLPRPGDMVTVTITHAAPFHLLADDPSGRPLQIRRTRGGDAWDRAQAESCAVPVSTSEGGPRAVSLGLPTLRVGV from the coding sequence ATGACTATCCCGCGCAGCGAACCGACGATCATCACCGCCTCGTCGGCAGCCGTCGACGTCGACGGCCGACAGCGATCCTATGAAGTGCGCACCTTCGGGTGCCAGATGAACGTGCACGACTCGGAGCGATTGTCCGGGTCGCTCGAGAGTGCCGGATACATCCGCGCAGAGGCGGGAACCGAGGCGGACGTCGTCATCATCAACACCTGCGCGGTGCGCGACAACGCCGCAGGCAAGCTGTATGGAACGCTCGGTCAGCTCGCCGGGGTCAAGCGGCGCAAAGACGGCATGCAGATAGCCGTGGGCGGCTGTCTCGCCCAGATGGACAAGCAGGCCGTGCTCGACAAGGCGCCCTGGGTCGATGTCGTCTTCGGGACGCATAACATGGGCTCGCTGCCAGGTCTGCTCGAGCGCGCGCGCCACAACGGTGAGGCTGAGCTCGAGATCCTCGAGTCCCTCGAGGTGTTCCCCTCCACACTCCCGACGAAGCGCGATGCGGCCCACAGCGGCTGGGTGTCGATCTCGGTGGGCTGCAACAACACCTGCACGTTCTGCATCGTGCCCAGCCTGCGGGGCAAGGAGAAGGACCGCCGCCCCGGTGACATCCTGAACGAGATCCGACTCCTGGTGGAAGACGGCGCGCTCGAAGTCACCCTCCTGGGCCAGAACGTCAACTCCTACGGCGTCGAGTTCGGTGACCGCCAGGCGTTCAGCAAGCTCCTGCGGGCTGCAGGAGCGATCGACGGACTCGAGCGCATCCGGTTCACCAGCCCGCATCCGGCAGCCTTCACGGACGACGTGATCGATGCGATGGCGGAGACTCCTAGTGTCATGCCGCAGCTCCACATGCCGCTGCAGTCCGGCAGCGATCGCATCCTCAAGGCCATGCGACGCTCCTATCGAAGCGAGCGGTTCCTCGGGATCCTCGAACGCGTGCGCGAGCGCATCCCGCACGCCTCCATCACGACCGACATCATCGTGGGGTTCCCCGGTGAGACGGAGGAAGACTTCGATGACACCCTGCGCGTCGTGGAACGGGCGCGTTTCTCTGGCGCCTTCACTTTCCAGTACTCCATCCGCGAGGGCACCCCGGCTGCCACGATGGAAGACCAAGTGCCGAAGGAGGTCGTCCAGGAACGGTACAACCGGCTCATCGCGCTCCAGGAGCGCATCTCGCTCGAGGAGAGCCGGAAGCAGATCGGTCGTGAGGTCGAGGTGCTGGTCTCCACCGGCGAGGGCAAGAAGGATGCGACGACTCACCGTCTGACCGGTCGCGCGCAGGACAATCGTCTCGTGCACTTCGAAGTGCCCGAGGGATCGGATCTTCCCCGTCCCGGGGACATGGTCACCGTGACCATCACACACGCGGCTCCGTTCCATCTGCTCGCCGACGACCCGTCAGGACGTCCGCTGCAGATCCGTCGCACCCGCGGTGGCGACGCCTGGGACCGTGCACAGGCGGAGTCTTGCGCGGTGCCGGTATCGACGAGCGAGGGAGGGCCACGAGCCGTCTCCCTCGGGCTGCCGACGCTGCGCGTCGGGGTGTGA
- the miaA gene encoding tRNA (adenosine(37)-N6)-dimethylallyltransferase MiaA — MNEIPEHESARASAPRLWAVVGATGTGKSDLALDLAEALRERGNPAEIVNADAMQLYRGMDIGTAKLRFDERRGIPHHLFDVREVHQEAAVAWYQPLARAAVAAIHEGGGDAILVGGSGLYVSSVVYDFQFPPRDPAVRVRLERELREHGVAALIERIRALDPTTAERVDPRNERRVVRALEVLEQGGANHGAALPEQPVLWHPRTRLIGVHIDRSELVERLDARVERMWAAGLPEEVAGLRVEGIERGATARRAIGYAQALGQLEGRLTRAEAIAETQALTRRYARRQVSWFKRYSGLEWQQQPVDVRSLLEG; from the coding sequence GTGAACGAGATTCCCGAGCACGAATCGGCGAGGGCGTCGGCGCCACGTCTCTGGGCTGTCGTCGGCGCGACGGGGACGGGGAAGAGCGATCTCGCGCTCGACCTCGCCGAGGCGCTGCGTGAGCGAGGGAACCCGGCCGAGATCGTCAATGCCGACGCGATGCAGCTGTATCGCGGCATGGACATCGGCACCGCCAAGCTGCGCTTCGACGAACGCCGAGGCATCCCACATCACCTGTTCGACGTACGTGAGGTGCATCAGGAGGCCGCGGTCGCTTGGTATCAGCCCCTTGCACGCGCAGCGGTCGCCGCGATCCACGAGGGTGGTGGCGATGCGATCCTCGTCGGAGGGTCCGGGCTGTATGTGTCGAGCGTCGTCTACGACTTCCAGTTCCCGCCGCGCGATCCGGCGGTGCGCGTACGGCTGGAACGGGAGTTGAGGGAGCACGGCGTTGCTGCGCTGATCGAGCGGATCCGTGCCCTCGACCCGACGACGGCAGAGCGCGTCGATCCACGCAACGAGCGCCGTGTGGTCCGCGCGCTCGAAGTACTCGAACAAGGCGGCGCGAACCATGGCGCCGCCTTGCCTGAGCAACCGGTGCTGTGGCACCCGCGCACACGACTCATCGGCGTGCACATCGACCGTTCAGAGCTGGTCGAGCGGCTCGATGCGCGCGTCGAGAGGATGTGGGCAGCCGGCCTGCCCGAGGAGGTCGCCGGGCTGCGCGTCGAGGGTATCGAGCGAGGAGCCACTGCCCGGCGGGCGATCGGCTACGCCCAGGCGCTGGGGCAACTCGAAGGTCGCCTGACGCGTGCAGAGGCGATCGCCGAGACGCAGGCCCTCACGCGCCGCTACGCCCGCCGGCAGGTGTCGTGGTTCAAGCGCTACAGCGGGCTCGAATGGCAGCAGCAGCCCGTCGATGTGCGCTCGCTTCTCGAAGGCTGA
- a CDS encoding dihydrofolate reductase family protein, which yields MTTSYYTASSLDGFIATPEHSLEWLLKQDIDHAGPMAYSAFEKGVGALAMGASTYEWLLRNQGEEPWPYPQPTWVFTHRELPTPEGADVRFVQGDVRRAHDAMAAVAGEKDIWIVGGGELAGEFADAGLLDEVWVQYAPVTLGEGAPLLPRALDLELLEVARNRSFLCGRYRVTGS from the coding sequence ATGACCACCTCCTACTACACCGCGTCCAGCCTTGACGGCTTCATCGCAACTCCCGAGCACTCGCTGGAGTGGCTGCTGAAGCAGGACATCGATCACGCGGGGCCGATGGCGTACAGCGCGTTCGAGAAGGGCGTCGGCGCGCTGGCGATGGGGGCGTCGACGTACGAGTGGCTGCTCCGCAACCAGGGCGAGGAACCGTGGCCGTACCCGCAGCCGACCTGGGTCTTCACCCACCGGGAACTCCCGACCCCGGAGGGAGCGGATGTCCGCTTCGTCCAGGGCGATGTGCGCAGGGCGCACGACGCGATGGCCGCCGTGGCGGGGGAGAAGGACATCTGGATCGTCGGCGGAGGAGAACTCGCCGGAGAGTTCGCCGATGCTGGACTCCTCGATGAGGTGTGGGTGCAGTACGCGCCGGTCACGCTCGGCGAGGGCGCGCCGCTGCTGCCGCGTGCCCTCGACCTCGAACTGCTCGAGGTCGCTCGGAATCGGAGCTTCCTCTGCGGACGGTATCGCGTGACGGGGAGTTGA
- a CDS encoding GNAT family acetyltransferase, giving the protein MQWIIRAFQDSDTEAVVALWQAAGLTRPWNDPHLDIARKRAVQPELFLVAARPTAGSAAEEAVIGTVMAGYDGHRGWLYYLATAESARGQGVARSLVQEAEQLLEQMGCPKVQLMVREGNEAVLGFYDALGYERFTVANTGKRLVADA; this is encoded by the coding sequence GTGCAGTGGATCATTCGCGCATTCCAAGACAGCGACACGGAAGCCGTGGTGGCACTGTGGCAGGCGGCGGGGCTGACCAGGCCGTGGAACGACCCTCACCTCGACATCGCGCGCAAGCGCGCTGTGCAGCCGGAGCTCTTCCTGGTCGCTGCGCGCCCGACGGCGGGAAGCGCCGCGGAGGAGGCCGTGATCGGCACGGTGATGGCCGGATATGACGGGCACCGGGGCTGGCTGTACTACCTCGCCACGGCGGAGTCCGCGCGAGGACAGGGTGTGGCTCGCAGCCTGGTCCAGGAGGCGGAGCAGCTCCTGGAGCAGATGGGCTGCCCGAAGGTGCAGCTCATGGTGCGGGAGGGGAACGAGGCGGTCCTCGGGTTCTACGATGCACTCGGCTACGAACGCTTCACCGTCGCGAACACGGGGAAGCGGCTCGTCGCCGACGCCTAG
- the dapF gene encoding diaminopimelate epimerase has translation MVAFTKGHGTGNDFIIIADADGELDLSPEQVAVLCDRHFGIGADGVLRVVRSSAIPEGAASLAEEPAAEWFMDYRNADGSIAEMCGNGIRVFVHFLLRSGLAEIEPGSTLPIGTRAGVRDVTRSESGYQVDLGRWRLPGDEPLVKADGLTITRPGLGIDVGNPHVVVALASEVELAALELHRSPELDPAPPAGANVEFVVPGDPLVRDGIGHVRMRVSERGVGETLSCGTGVAATALAVRYWAGDAAPDNWRVEVPGGTLGVRMFPAEDGEHVALSGPAQLVFHGEVDLI, from the coding sequence ATGGTCGCATTCACCAAGGGACATGGCACCGGCAACGACTTCATCATCATTGCCGACGCGGATGGAGAGCTCGATCTGAGCCCGGAGCAGGTCGCCGTCCTGTGCGATCGCCACTTCGGCATCGGTGCGGACGGTGTCCTTCGTGTCGTCCGGTCATCGGCGATCCCGGAAGGCGCGGCGAGCCTGGCGGAGGAGCCCGCTGCGGAGTGGTTCATGGACTACCGCAATGCCGACGGTTCGATCGCGGAGATGTGCGGCAACGGTATCCGCGTCTTCGTGCACTTCCTGCTTCGCTCGGGTCTCGCGGAGATAGAGCCGGGCTCCACGCTGCCGATCGGCACCAGAGCCGGAGTGCGCGACGTGACCAGGAGCGAGTCCGGCTACCAGGTGGACCTCGGTCGTTGGCGGCTGCCGGGCGATGAACCGCTGGTGAAGGCGGACGGGCTCACGATCACGCGCCCTGGTCTCGGCATCGATGTCGGAAACCCGCATGTCGTCGTGGCGCTCGCTTCGGAGGTCGAGCTCGCCGCCCTCGAGCTGCACCGTTCTCCCGAGTTGGATCCGGCGCCCCCGGCCGGCGCGAATGTCGAATTCGTGGTTCCTGGTGACCCGCTGGTGCGCGACGGCATCGGGCATGTCCGCATGCGCGTGTCAGAGCGCGGCGTCGGCGAGACCCTCAGCTGCGGTACGGGCGTGGCTGCGACCGCTTTGGCTGTCCGTTATTGGGCGGGTGATGCGGCGCCGGACAACTGGCGCGTCGAGGTCCCCGGCGGCACTCTGGGCGTTCGGATGTTCCCGGCGGAGGACGGCGAGCACGTCGCTCTCTCGGGCCCGGCTCAGCTCGTCTTCCACGGCGAGGTCGACCTCATCTGA
- a CDS encoding class I SAM-dependent methyltransferase — protein sequence MGSDHYFTAAPASPENLRAIRVTLAGRELDVTTAGGVFSPDRLDAGTAVLLANMPPVPPGGHLLDLGSGWGPITLSMAIAAPHATVWAVDVNERALDLVRRNAAALGLTNVNASLPDDVPAEVTFRTIRSNPPIRVGKNELHGLLERWIPRLDERSDAWLVVQRNLGADSLQRWIGATFHPGYSVFRTTTAKGYRVLKVRKHGSPPTEPITLG from the coding sequence ATGGGGTCCGACCACTACTTCACTGCGGCCCCGGCAAGCCCTGAGAACCTGCGCGCGATCCGTGTGACGCTCGCGGGCCGAGAGTTGGACGTCACCACTGCGGGAGGCGTGTTCAGCCCGGATCGTCTGGATGCCGGCACCGCAGTGCTACTCGCCAACATGCCTCCGGTGCCGCCGGGAGGCCACCTTCTCGACCTCGGCAGCGGATGGGGTCCCATCACGCTGTCGATGGCCATCGCGGCACCGCATGCGACGGTGTGGGCTGTCGACGTGAACGAGCGGGCGCTCGATCTGGTCCGACGCAATGCGGCAGCGCTCGGGCTCACCAATGTCAACGCATCGCTGCCCGATGATGTTCCCGCCGAGGTCACCTTCCGCACGATCCGCTCCAACCCGCCCATCCGCGTCGGCAAGAACGAGTTGCACGGGCTGCTCGAACGATGGATCCCTCGACTCGACGAACGCAGCGACGCCTGGCTCGTCGTGCAACGCAACCTCGGCGCCGACTCGCTCCAGCGCTGGATCGGGGCGACCTTCCACCCTGGCTACAGCGTGTTCCGCACCACGACGGCGAAGGGCTACCGCGTGCTCAAGGTGCGCAAGCACGGCAGCCCGCCCACAGAGCCGATCACCCTGGGCTGA
- the hflX gene encoding GTPase HflX: MTDTTTPSTGDDAMDRVLAHADKRTEVRTFGAAQALQDESTAAHSTTDGNQWDLEDRHALRRVGGLSTELEDVTEVEYRQLRLENVVLVGVYPQGAQEDAENSLRELAALAETAGAVVLDGVLQRRPHPDAATYLGRGKAQELKDIVAAVGADTVIADTELAPSQRRALEDVVKVKVIDRTTVILDIFSQHAKSREGKAQVELAQLEYLLPRLRGWGDSMSRQAGGQVGAGGAGMGSRGPGETKIELDRRRIRTKMALLRRQIRDYTPAREAKRAERKRNTIPSVAIAGYTNAGKSSLLNALTSAGVLVENALFATLDATVRRSETSDGRVYTITDTVGFVRNLPHQLVEAFRSTLEEVGDADVVLHVVDGSHPDPAGQLQTVRDVMGDVGVRDMPEIVVFNKADLIPDDERLVLRGLEPRAHFVSSRSGEGIVELRAAIEEALPQPAVEVRAVVPYDRGDLVAAIHETGMLLSVEHQEDGTAVHARVSERLAAELAPFAR, encoded by the coding sequence ATGACGGATACCACGACACCCTCGACGGGCGACGACGCGATGGATCGCGTGCTCGCACACGCGGACAAGCGCACGGAGGTACGCACGTTCGGCGCTGCACAGGCGCTTCAGGACGAATCGACCGCGGCGCACTCCACGACCGACGGCAACCAGTGGGACCTCGAAGATCGACACGCCCTTCGTCGTGTGGGCGGTCTGTCCACGGAGCTGGAGGACGTTACCGAGGTCGAGTACCGTCAGCTGCGCCTGGAGAACGTCGTCCTGGTCGGGGTGTATCCGCAGGGCGCTCAAGAGGACGCGGAGAACTCTCTGCGTGAGCTCGCGGCTCTGGCCGAGACCGCCGGCGCCGTCGTGCTCGACGGGGTGCTGCAGCGTCGTCCGCATCCCGATGCCGCAACCTACCTCGGTCGAGGCAAGGCGCAGGAACTCAAGGACATCGTCGCCGCAGTCGGAGCCGACACGGTGATCGCCGACACGGAACTCGCCCCGAGTCAGCGCCGTGCGCTGGAAGATGTGGTGAAGGTCAAGGTCATCGACCGTACGACCGTGATCCTCGACATCTTCAGCCAGCACGCCAAGAGTCGCGAGGGCAAGGCGCAGGTCGAGCTCGCGCAGCTCGAGTACCTACTCCCGCGTCTGCGCGGCTGGGGAGACTCCATGAGCCGCCAGGCCGGTGGCCAGGTCGGTGCCGGTGGTGCCGGTATGGGTTCGCGGGGTCCGGGTGAGACGAAGATCGAGCTCGACCGTCGCCGTATCCGTACCAAGATGGCTCTGCTGCGTCGACAGATCCGCGACTACACGCCGGCCCGAGAGGCCAAACGCGCCGAGCGCAAGCGCAACACGATCCCCTCCGTGGCGATCGCGGGCTACACGAACGCGGGCAAGTCCAGTCTGCTGAACGCGCTCACGAGCGCCGGCGTGCTGGTCGAGAACGCCCTGTTCGCGACGCTGGACGCCACCGTGCGGCGGTCCGAGACCTCAGACGGTCGCGTCTACACGATCACCGACACGGTCGGATTCGTGCGGAACCTGCCGCACCAGCTCGTCGAAGCGTTCCGCTCGACCCTGGAAGAGGTCGGTGACGCCGATGTCGTGCTCCACGTCGTCGACGGGTCGCACCCTGACCCGGCCGGTCAACTGCAGACCGTCCGCGATGTGATGGGTGACGTGGGCGTGCGCGACATGCCGGAGATCGTGGTCTTCAACAAGGCCGACCTGATCCCGGACGATGAGCGCCTCGTGCTGCGGGGCCTCGAGCCGCGTGCGCACTTCGTGTCCTCACGCTCCGGCGAGGGCATCGTAGAGCTGCGGGCTGCGATCGAAGAGGCGCTGCCCCAGCCTGCCGTCGAGGTGCGCGCGGTTGTGCCGTACGATCGTGGCGACCTGGTCGCGGCGATCCACGAGACCGGGATGCTGCTGTCCGTGGAGCACCAGGAGGACGGCACCGCCGTTCACGCTCGCGTCTCCGAACGCCTGGCTGCGGAACTGGCCCCGTTCGCTCGCTGA
- a CDS encoding SIMPL domain-containing protein gives MSEVTVTVRGEHEARIAPERATIRVTVRAEGPERGSVVDDVMRLSEPVRVSITERASTDVVVDWSSKRLSVRAERPWNNEGNRLAPVYYASIDFTATFTEASELSIWVSDISAWDGVEVGWVDWHLTPTTRDRVEREVAAAAVGVAVTRAEAYAGALGLSTVTPLEIADVGLISSGQPAPGAPLMKARAGAFAADSAPAMEYEPEELTITATVEARFVAR, from the coding sequence ATGAGCGAAGTCACCGTCACCGTCCGCGGCGAGCATGAGGCACGCATCGCGCCCGAGCGCGCCACCATCCGCGTCACCGTCCGCGCGGAGGGCCCGGAGCGCGGCTCTGTGGTCGACGACGTCATGCGGCTCAGCGAGCCCGTGCGCGTGAGCATCACAGAACGGGCCTCGACCGATGTCGTGGTCGACTGGTCGAGCAAGCGACTGTCCGTGCGCGCCGAGCGCCCGTGGAACAACGAGGGCAACCGCCTCGCCCCCGTCTACTACGCGAGCATCGACTTCACAGCGACGTTCACCGAAGCATCCGAGCTCTCGATCTGGGTCTCCGACATCTCCGCGTGGGATGGCGTCGAGGTCGGATGGGTCGACTGGCACCTGACACCGACCACGCGGGATCGCGTCGAGCGCGAGGTCGCCGCTGCCGCAGTCGGCGTCGCCGTCACTCGCGCCGAGGCATATGCCGGTGCCCTCGGCCTCTCGACCGTCACCCCGCTGGAGATCGCGGACGTCGGACTGATCTCGAGCGGACAGCCCGCCCCGGGAGCTCCCCTGATGAAAGCACGGGCAGGTGCGTTCGCCGCCGATTCCGCCCCCGCGATGGAGTACGAGCCGGAAGAGCTCACGATCACCGCGACGGTGGAAGCCCGTTTCGTCGCCCGCTGA